One Clostridium estertheticum DNA segment encodes these proteins:
- a CDS encoding glucose-6-phosphate isomerase — MEKILSLDLSKTVPYLGEHEVSYFQPMVSTAHKMLRDKTGPGSDFLGWIDLPVNYDKSEFDRIKVAAEKIRSNSEVLIVIGIGGSYLGARAAIEALSHSFYNSLTNEKRKSPAIFFAGNNISSTYMADLLDAVEGKDISVNVISKSGTTTEPAIAFRIFKELLEKKYGKAGAKERIFATTDKSKGALKKLADAEGYETFVIPDDIGGRFTVLTPVGLLPIATAGIDIDEMMKGAADAREVYSNEDINNNDCYKYAAARNALYRKGKVTEILVNYEPALQYFGEWWKQLYGESEGKDQKGIFPAAVNFSTDLHSMGQYIQEGVRNIFETVVNVEKPRKEIVVKEESGDLDGLNFLAGKTMDFVNKKAFQGTVLAHNDGDVPNIILNVPALTAYNFGHMAYFFEKSCAVSGYLSGVNPFDQPGVEAYKKNMFALLGKSGYEDIKAELEKRL, encoded by the coding sequence ATGGAAAAAATCTTATCTTTAGATTTAAGTAAAACAGTTCCCTATTTAGGTGAACATGAAGTTTCTTATTTTCAACCAATGGTATCTACTGCACATAAAATGCTTAGGGATAAAACGGGTCCAGGAAGTGATTTTTTAGGATGGATAGACCTTCCTGTAAATTATGATAAATCAGAATTTGATAGAATTAAAGTGGCCGCAGAAAAAATAAGAAGTAATTCTGAAGTACTGATAGTAATTGGAATAGGTGGGTCTTACCTAGGAGCTAGAGCCGCTATAGAAGCATTATCTCATAGCTTTTATAACAGCCTAACAAACGAAAAAAGAAAATCACCCGCAATATTCTTTGCTGGAAATAATATAAGTTCTACATATATGGCAGATTTGCTTGATGCTGTAGAGGGAAAAGATATTTCAGTAAATGTAATATCAAAATCAGGAACCACTACAGAACCTGCTATTGCTTTTAGAATCTTCAAAGAACTATTAGAAAAGAAATATGGAAAAGCAGGAGCAAAAGAAAGAATTTTTGCGACTACGGATAAGTCCAAAGGAGCTCTAAAAAAATTAGCAGATGCAGAGGGCTATGAAACTTTTGTTATTCCAGATGATATAGGAGGAAGATTCACAGTGCTCACTCCTGTAGGATTGCTTCCAATAGCAACAGCGGGTATAGACATTGATGAAATGATGAAGGGTGCAGCGGACGCTAGGGAAGTATACAGCAATGAGGATATAAATAATAATGATTGTTATAAATATGCTGCAGCTAGAAATGCACTATATAGAAAAGGAAAGGTTACAGAAATTTTAGTTAACTATGAGCCAGCACTTCAATATTTTGGGGAGTGGTGGAAACAGCTTTATGGCGAAAGTGAAGGAAAAGACCAAAAGGGAATATTCCCAGCAGCAGTTAATTTCTCTACAGATTTGCATTCAATGGGACAGTATATTCAAGAAGGTGTAAGAAATATATTTGAAACAGTTGTAAATGTAGAAAAGCCAAGAAAAGAAATAGTAGTTAAAGAAGAAAGTGGAGATCTGGATGGATTAAACTTTTTAGCAGGTAAAACTATGGATTTCGTTAATAAAAAAGCTTTTCAAGGAACAGTACTTGCACATAATGATGGAGATGTACCTAATATTATTTTAAATGTGCCAGCATTAACAGCATATAATTTTGGGCACATGGCTTATTTCTTTGAGAAATCTTGTGC